The nucleotide sequence ATATAGATAGGAATAAGGGTGAACATTTACCCTTATTTTAATAAGAAAGGCGGGGGAAGATGGGGATTAAATTTTTGAAGATCGGCACGGTTTATTTCGTACTTGGTATTTTTTTAGGGATTATAATGGGTGCGACGCATAACTTTGAATTTAGTTCTGTGCATGCACATTTGAGTTTGTTAGGCTGGGTTTCAATGGGGCTGTTTGGTCTTATCTATCATTTCTATCCCATTGCAGGGGAGACGAAGCTAGCAAAGGTTCATTTCTGGCTTCACAATATTGGCACGCCATTGCTGACAGGTGGTATTTTCATCGTGTTGAGCAGTGGCGAGAGCTTAACTTTCCTGCCAATTATCGGCTCGAACATTCTTGGGGCAGGCGTCATTTTGTTTGCGATAAACTTATTTAAGCATGTGAAGGCGGAAAATCTTAAAGCATAAGCAAAGGCAGGGAGCATATCAGAGCTCCCTGCCTTTTGCGTTGATTTTATTTCTGGATTAGAACTGTGCGCGTAGATGTCTCCCATTGCACATCTGCGTTTAACAGCTTTCCTGCTTCACGGAGCGGAACGTAGGTGACTCCTTCATGGATAAAGGGCATTTCACTTAGTTGAACTTGCTTGCCGTCGACAGTTGCGATGCTCTTATTCGGTGTTAGATGAATCACGCTATGTGCTGATTTGACGGTAATTTGTTTCGTTTCTGTATGATAATCGACGTTCGCATCAAACAGCTCAAATAAGTTGCGGAACGGGAGGTATATTTTATTTTGGACAAAGGTTGGCTTGTTGTTTAACTGCTGGAGCTGGCCGTTTATTTTAATGCGGGCATCTGCTTGTTTGAAGCCAGGCAGTGAGACATTTGCATCAGGCTTTTCGTTAGCACCTTGTGGAACAGGCAGGGCATAGAGTTGTCCCGCTGTTTCGACAACCGCTGTGCTGCCAGCAATTGTTGTTCCTTTGAAAGATGTCTCCGCCATTTTGGTTTTATAATACGGTTTGCCTGTTTGCAAATTGTATACAGTGAACTGTCCATCTGTTGTGCCGACGTAAACCGCTGAATCATACGCATCCATCGCACTGACAGGATTCAAAGTCGCAAATGACGTTTCCTTAAACTCCGCACCTAAGTCTTTTGCGTACACACGGTCATTTCCGATAGAGAAAACCTTGCCATTGTATGGACCGAATGCAAACGAGACATCACGAAAGCCTGGCAGTGTATAAGTATATGGCTTCGATTCGCTTGGATTAATGGATAAATCATATTGATAGAGTGTTTCATCCTTGCCAAGATAAATCTTTCCGTTATAGATACCCGTTTGATCAGCCATATCTTTCCCTGACATCGCGCCATCAGGCTGTTGTTCTGGGTCTTTATAGGTGTAAGTATCAACGATTTTGCCTGTTTTTAGCTCAATTAGCTCAAGAATGTATAGTTCATCGCCTTTCGCTGTCATAAACGGGTGTTTTGGAAAGTAGCCGATTCCATCTTGAATAGTAATCGGTGGGCTTAACCAGTCTTCTCCCCAATATTCCTCCCCATTAGCAGGGTTCAATGCATAGGTTACTCCGCGCGTAATTGCTCCTGATTCC is from Bacillus tianshenii and encodes:
- a CDS encoding cbb3-type cytochrome c oxidase subunit I, whose product is MGIKFLKIGTVYFVLGIFLGIIMGATHNFEFSSVHAHLSLLGWVSMGLFGLIYHFYPIAGETKLAKVHFWLHNIGTPLLTGGIFIVLSSGESLTFLPIIGSNILGAGVILFAINLFKHVKAENLKA
- a CDS encoding stalk domain-containing protein, with amino-acid sequence MKKRQLTIAALCLSCMLIASPGVTDASSANNHYEQQFQYDEGIEIPDKSVLWHDAKLDNIEVSGNLVFYRQTGKVIAKHAATGKTAWTVRKATTGMKLFNNRLYLTTADGTIHVLDPSTGQASSTIKTGKQQLSVTEADDKRVYVIYKKDSNRKVAAFDLSTRKQVWEYGKAESRYQHATLKNDVLFVYTVESGAITRGVTYALNPANGEEYWGEDWLSPPITIQDGIGYFPKHPFMTAKGDELYILELIELKTGKIVDTYTYKDPEQQPDGAMSGKDMADQTGIYNGKIYLGKDETLYQYDLSINPSESKPYTYTLPGFRDVSFAFGPYNGKVFSIGNDRVYAKDLGAEFKETSFATLNPVSAMDAYDSAVYVGTTDGQFTVYNLQTGKPYYKTKMAETSFKGTTIAGSTAVVETAGQLYALPVPQGANEKPDANVSLPGFKQADARIKINGQLQQLNNKPTFVQNKIYLPFRNLFELFDANVDYHTETKQITVKSAHSVIHLTPNKSIATVDGKQVQLSEMPFIHEGVTYVPLREAGKLLNADVQWETSTRTVLIQK